From a region of the Butyrivibrio sp. AE3004 genome:
- a CDS encoding histidine phosphatase family protein, with amino-acid sequence MKVVLIRHGKVNFKWESWYTSDRFDEACMQYDQSHIMKADYSIPDAKCSGYYISTLPRTRETAQNIFGEQDYISTDLINEVPLSASLYSGIKLPLLFWNISGRIQWYFNNSRQKESRLQTEKRARQFVKMLMEKNEDCVVVTHGFFMHTLVAELKRMDFSIDNKSLKYANGEYVIARLCLM; translated from the coding sequence GTGAAGGTTGTTCTTATTAGGCATGGTAAAGTGAATTTTAAATGGGAATCTTGGTACACATCTGACCGGTTTGACGAAGCTTGCATGCAATATGATCAGTCTCATATCATGAAGGCAGATTATTCTATACCGGATGCGAAGTGTTCCGGCTACTACATAAGTACCTTGCCGAGGACCAGGGAAACAGCTCAGAATATCTTTGGTGAGCAGGATTATATTTCTACAGATCTGATTAACGAAGTCCCATTATCAGCAAGTTTATATAGCGGGATTAAATTACCATTACTGTTTTGGAATATCTCAGGTAGGATTCAATGGTATTTCAATAATAGCAGGCAGAAGGAAAGCAGGTTGCAGACGGAGAAAAGGGCCAGGCAGTTTGTGAAGATGCTGATGGAAAAGAATGAAGATTGCGTGGTAGTTACACATGGATTTTTCATGCATACGCTTGTGGCTGAGCTTAAAAGAATGGATTTTAGCATTGATAATAAATCGCTGAAATATGCAAATGGTGAATATGTGATAGCGAGATTATGCCTCATGTAG
- a CDS encoding aldo/keto reductase: protein MQKINLANGPEGASRLILGCMRMPALSTESAAKMIETAVSLGINYIDHATCYGDGEAETRFGDAIALTDIKREDLIIQSKCGLRFDKQIFDWRKSNIIESVNGILGRLKMEYLDVLLLHRPDLLYDPEQIAEAFDELESAGKVRHFGVSNTMPMQIELLKKYVKQPLKINQLQLSLEQSQLIDQDLYMNNKTTDMSVMRDGGALDYCRLNDITIQAWSPLQHGMFKGMFIDNPEFPEMNKVLGELAEQYGVTKAAIAIAWILRHPAKMQVIAGTMNPVHLAEMAEADKIDLTHEEWYRLYLSSGKFLP, encoded by the coding sequence ATGCAGAAAATCAATTTAGCAAACGGACCTGAAGGCGCATCAAGACTAATTCTCGGGTGTATGAGAATGCCTGCGCTCAGCACAGAGTCTGCAGCAAAAATGATTGAAACAGCTGTATCGCTGGGTATTAATTACATCGACCATGCCACCTGCTACGGAGATGGCGAAGCAGAAACAAGATTTGGCGATGCTATCGCGTTGACTGATATTAAAAGAGAAGACCTCATCATCCAGTCAAAATGCGGACTTAGATTTGACAAGCAGATATTTGACTGGAGAAAGTCAAACATCATAGAGAGTGTTAATGGAATTCTAGGGAGGCTTAAGATGGAGTATCTTGATGTTCTCCTTCTGCACAGACCGGATCTTCTTTATGACCCTGAGCAGATAGCGGAGGCTTTTGATGAATTGGAATCCGCAGGCAAGGTAAGACATTTTGGTGTGAGCAACACTATGCCTATGCAGATCGAGCTTTTGAAGAAATATGTGAAGCAGCCTCTTAAGATCAATCAGCTTCAGCTTTCTCTTGAGCAGTCACAGCTCATTGATCAGGATCTTTACATGAACAACAAGACCACGGATATGTCTGTGATGCGTGATGGTGGAGCTCTTGATTACTGCCGACTTAACGACATTACCATTCAAGCATGGTCACCACTTCAGCATGGAATGTTCAAGGGAATGTTCATCGATAATCCTGAGTTTCCTGAGATGAACAAGGTCTTGGGAGAGCTGGCAGAGCAGTATGGTGTAACCAAGGCTGCAATAGCTATAGCCTGGATATTAAGACATCCTGCAAAGATGCAGGTAATAGCAGGAACCATGAATCCTGTACATCTGGCAGAAATGGCAGAAGCAGACAAGATTGACCTTACACACGAAGAGTGGTACAGACTGTACCTTTCTTCCGGAAAATTTTTACCATAA
- a CDS encoding MerR family transcriptional regulator has product MKYTITDLSKQFNLPASTIRYYEQINLLENVEHVNSRRFYDDSHIDRLHAIECFKKALLPLDEIKLFFTYEKDMEANSEKILGMMKTQEAKTIESMETLQAGLEHLQKKIRFYTLVSEAVKNKTPLPKWSDV; this is encoded by the coding sequence ATGAAATACACAATTACCGACCTGTCAAAACAGTTTAATCTGCCGGCATCTACCATACGTTACTATGAGCAAATCAACTTATTGGAAAATGTTGAGCATGTGAACTCACGCAGGTTCTATGATGATTCACATATAGACCGCTTACATGCTATAGAATGCTTCAAAAAAGCTCTTCTCCCTCTCGATGAGATAAAGCTTTTCTTCACATATGAAAAAGATATGGAAGCCAATTCCGAAAAGATCCTCGGAATGATGAAAACGCAGGAAGCAAAGACTATTGAATCAATGGAAACTCTCCAAGCAGGACTTGAACATCTTCAGAAAAAGATCCGCTTCTATACTCTTGTCAGCGAAGCCGTAAAAAATAAGACACCACTTCCCAAATGGAGTGATGTCTGA